The stretch of DNA AACAATAATCTATTATCCGATAGTTTATCAAAAGAACATTTTAACACAAAGACAGGTTAACCTCTAAGAATTAACGATTTTACCTTTTGTATTTTTAGCCTTTCTATCTGTGTTTTTTGAAAATATGAAGAGTTATTTGCCATAGGTATTTGGTCAATTTTGCCAAAAAAATCAGGAGGGAACCATACTATCATTGGACATTGGAAAACTTGTCCTGAGCTTGTCCTGAGCTTGTCGAAGGATTGGACATTCTTTTCATCTCACGCCAAAAATCCCATTTTCCTCTTAGGCTTTTCAGGAGGAAGCATTAATTGCTTAATCGCATCAAAAACTCCAACTATTTCATGATCATGCATTTCAACTTTTCGTTCAATTTCTTTTAATTTATGCTTTAGCTCATTATTTTCAGAAAGAAGCCGCCTCAATTTTACAAATGTTCTTATTATAAATATATTCACCCCGATTATTCATAGACAAACAGAATTCTAGCAGAGTGTTGGAAATTTTCCCAGGTATGAACCCCGATTTCCTAATCGGGGTAAATAATCGGGGTTAATTCTTGTATAATTAAGTTGTACAACATTGCCACCTAATAAGATAAAAAAAATGATCACATACAAGGAAACCAAAGATTTTAATGAAACTGATTTAAAGAACTTATTTTTATCGGTAAACTGGTCATCTGGAAATTATCCTGATAAGCTAGTAATTGCAATGAAAAATTCTGATACAGTAATTTCAGCATGGGATGGAGAAAAGTTGATTGGCTTGATAAATGCTTTATCAGATAAAATAATGACGGTTTACTTTCATTATTTGCTTGTAATGCCTGATTATCATTCTCAAGGAATTGGAAAATCTTTGCTTACAAAAATGCTTGAGATA from candidate division WOR-1 bacterium RIFOXYB2_FULL_36_35 encodes:
- a CDS encoding GNAT family N-acetyltransferase, with amino-acid sequence MITYKETKDFNETDLKNLFLSVNWSSGNYPDKLVIAMKNSDTVISAWDGEKLIGLINALSDKIMTVYFHYLLVMPDYHSQGIGKSLLTKMLEIYKEYARKAVIAYNKEIGFYQRCGFEPHSDKTPMFITFLTT